A window from Temnothorax longispinosus isolate EJ_2023e chromosome 1, Tlon_JGU_v1, whole genome shotgun sequence encodes these proteins:
- the Ppo gene encoding phenoloxidase subunit A3 — protein sequence MGSKKSDILYLFDRPAEPVYVPKGENKVAFDVPANYLPGDRQQNAPAIVNRFADDTASKISVKQISLPDLSVPLQLGRREPFSLFIPKHRKLAARLIDIFLGMRTYDDFLSVSVYCRDRVNSEMFIYALSVAMLNRPDTKNLPIPPLSEIFPDKYIDSGIFARAREEANVVPAGSRVPIEIPRDYTASDLDEEHRVAYWREDIGINLHHWHWHLVYPFETDIRIVNKDRRGELFYYMHHQIQARYNCERLCNRLGRVKRFHNWHEPIPEGYFSKLDSLVASRTWPARPAGAVLKDINRPVDQLNFDLQDLERWRDRIYEAIHTGAYINPRGERVPLTEFGGVDVLGNIMEASILSPNQNVYGDLHNLGHVAISYCHDPDHRYLETFSIMGEPATAMRDPIFYRFHAFTDDVFMEHKNTLPEYSLQQLDFPGVEITDIAVQTPNQPANLISTFWTKSDVDLSRGLDFTPRGPVLARFTHLNHADFTYRIVANNRNNAPVRGTVRIFIAPRTDERGLPYVLRDQKELMIEMDKFTVLLKPGSNTIERKSTESSVTIPFERTFRNLEENRPIGGDSLDQFNFCGCGWPQHMLVPKGKEEGFPMDLFIMISDYTGDAVEQDESAGCKDAVSFCGLRDRKYPDARPMGYPFDRRPRAGVETLAQFLTGNMAVAQINVRHTDTVQPRVRSGSMSNTLTFA from the exons ATGGGGAGTAAGAAATCGGATATTCTGTACCTGTTCGATCGACCGGCGGAGCCGGTGTACGTGCCCAAGGGAGAGAACAAAGTCGCTTTCGATGTACCAGCTAACTACTTG CCTGGGGATCGGCAACAGAATGCTCCCGCTATTGTGAACCGTTTCGCCGATGATACCGCGTCGAAAATTTCAGTGAAGCAGATCAGTCTGCCTGATTTGAGCGTCCCTCTTCAACTCGGACGTCGAGAacccttctctcttttcatCCCTAAGCATCGCAAATTAGCCGCGCGGCTTATCGACATCTTCTTGG GTATGCGAACGTACGACGACTTTCTTTCGGTGTCGGTTTACTGTCGCGATCGCGTTAATTCCGAGATGTTCATCTACGCGCTCTCGGTGGCGATGCTGAATCGTCCCGATACCAAGAATCTACCGATACCACCGCTGTCAGAAATTTTCCCGGACAAGTACATCGACAGCGGGATATTTGCCAGAGCGAGGGAGGAAGCCAACGTTGTACCAGCTGGCTCCAGG GTGCCTATCGAAATTCCGCGAGATTATACTGCGTCGGATCTTGACGAGGAACATCGCGTGGCTTATTGGAGGGAAGATATCGGGATCAATCTTCATCACTGGCACTGGCATCTGGTCTATCCGTTCGAGACCGACATCAGGATTGTTAACAAGGATCGGCGTGGCGAGCTATTCTACTATATGCACCATCAGATCCAAGCCAG ATACAATTGCGAGCGTCTGTGCAACCGATTGGGCCGAGTGAAGCGCTTCCACAATTGGCACGAGCCAATCCCGGAGGGTTATTTCTCCAAGTTAGATTCGTTGGTGGCCAGTCGCACTTGGCCCGCCCGCCCCGCCGGCGCCGTTCTCAAAGATATCAACCGTCCTGTGGATCAACTGAACTTCGACCTTCAGGACCTGGAGAGATGGCGCGATCGTATCTACGAGGCAATTCACACCGGCGCCTACATCAACCCCCGCGGCGAGAGGGTGCCTTTGACCGAGTTCGGCGGCGTGGACGTGCTTGGTAACATCATGGAGGCCAGCATCCTCTCACCTAACCAGAATGTATACGGGGACCTTCACAATCTCGGTCACGTTGCCATATCTTACTGCCACGATCCTGATCATCGCTACTTG GAAACTTTTAGTATCATGGGAGAACCGGCTACCGCCATGAGAGATCCCATCTTCTACAGATTCCACGCTTTCACTGACGATGTGTTCATGGAGCACAAGAATACACTTCCCGAGTACAGCCTACAGCAG TTAGACTTCCCCGGCGTAGAAATCACGGACATAGCAGTGCAGACTCCGAATCAGCCGGCGAATTTGATTTCGACCTTCTGGACCAAGAGCGATGTTGATCTATCCCGCGGTCTGGACTTTACGCCTCGCGGTCCAGTTCTCGCAAGATTCACCCATCTGAATCATGCCGACTTCACATACAGAATCGTCGCCAACAATCGTAACAACGCACCGGTACGAGGGACCGTTCGTATATTCATCGCGCCCAGGACGGACGAACGTGGATTGCCCTACGTCCTCAGGGACCAGAAGGAGCTCATGATCGAGATGGACAAGTTCACTGTATTAC TGAAGCCGGGATCGAATACCATCGAGCGTAAATCAACGGAATCTTCGGTAACTATACCGTTCGAAAGAACGTTCCGCAATCTCGAAGAGAACAGGCCAATCGGCGGCGATAGCCTGGACCAGTTCAACTTCTGCGGGTGTGGCTGGCCGCAGCACATGCTGGTACCTAAGGGCAAGGAGGAGGGATTCCCGATGGACCTCTTCATCATGATATCCGATTACACCGGTGACGCG GTGGAGCAGGACGAATCGGCCGGATGCAAGGACGCGGTGAGTTTCTGCGGCCTGCGGGACCGCAAGTATCCAGACGCGCGGCCGATGGGCTATCCGTTCGATCGTAGACCCCGCGCTGGCGTGGAGACCCTGGCCCAATTTCTGACCGGCAATATGGCAGTCGCGCAGATCAACGTCCGTCATACGGACACCGTGCAGCCGCGAGTGCGATCCGGAAGTATGAGCAACACCCTCACCTTCGCCTGA